A region of the Arachis hypogaea cultivar Tifrunner chromosome 15, arahy.Tifrunner.gnm2.J5K5, whole genome shotgun sequence genome:
taataattttttttaattctataatATATAATCTTCCTATGGTTAAATACGGGAAAAAATGTATGCATCTAATTTtccttgaagaaaataaaaaggtagCATTTTTCATGTGACTGAactaacttattattattattttccccAATTTTGTTTCCCCTCAGGAGGAGCTCTTTACTGTGTATGCAAAGATGGTGTTGGAGATCAAGCTCTTCAAAAAGCAATAGATTATGCATGTGGTGCTGGTGCTGATTGCACTCCTATTCTCCAAAATGGACCATGTTACCAACCCAACACTATTAAAGATCATTGCAACTATGCAGTTAATAGTTATTTCCAGAAAAAGGGTCAAGCCCAAGGAAGTTGTGATTTTTCTGGAGCTGCTACTACAAGCCCAACCGCACCTCCTAGTAAGCTATTCTACTAATTTTGCTACCAACCTATTTGCTTGATTCAATCATTTTGTTGCATCGTTTTGTTCAATTTTCACATTCTTCTAATATTTCCCCCCCTCCTGTGTGATCTTTGTCATCTACAGCTTCATCATCATCATGTGTTTTCCCCACAGGTCCTGGGTAAGTTTTaagttattttactttttttgcgTATTGTTAATATTATAGATCATTGTTAGATCTTGCTTGTTTTTCATAAtgtgttatttaaatttaatttattttatttcttcctaTAATTACTACTACTGTAGATCATTAGATCTTGCTTGTTTGcccgcccccccccccccctttttttttatccCACTCTTTATTTatcgcatttttttctttttggactcGGCTTCGATTTTAGCACTTTGCAAAAGGTAGCTGCTCTTAGAAGTTAGAAGGGATTAATGTTTTGTTTCATAGCGGTGAAATATCTTGTAATTTGTTTTGTATTCTCTTTTTCTCCGTTTTTTGGTACAACTTCTCTCTCCCTTTATTGTTatcctttgtttttttttctttgtactaCACTTTTTCAGTTTACATTAGCCAAAAGGCCagtttctttttccatttttcttttctgggTGGGGTGGGCCGGGTTTTTGAGGAGTGGGGGGAGGGGTGGGTTGGTTCATGTTTTCATCCACcacctccggatcaagttcaagatttacaATACAAGCCATGGCATGTTTCATGATAGCTGATTGCTCCTATTGAGATACGATGGCTGTCATGACAATGATGTCGCACAACTATTATAGGTAGCGTTTGGAATAgagagagactgagagactgaaatAAGTCTCAATATTGTGTTTAGTGTAAAGTGAGAGACAAAGATCGATATAAGaatgaaaatctaatttaatttgcacaaagaataaagttggaattaattaattgaaatagaggtatttttaggtataaaatattattaaaaattcagtctccatctttaaaaattctagtCCCCTGTGTctccactttttggaggtaccGACTGAAATTTTAGTATCAATTTTTAGACCAACAAATATGATACTGAATCTCAATCTCTCAGTCTCCGTTCCAATACTTTAAAACAAACGGTACCATTTTGTGCAACTGTGCTCTTCGCTTTGCTAGATGTTTTAGTATTCGAGATCTGTATGTGTCCATATAATAATGATTAATTAAACAGATCCTATgcttagtgcatatgatgacataATTAACCTCTGTCCAACCATATGTTATGCCATTAcatttcttttcctctttcttttttggtATCGAGATGCACAAATAGTTCAATTTTAGCCACATTTATATACTTAAATATTAGTATACATATTGCTTcgtaatttgttttaattcatGTCCAATTTTTCTTCTGTAAAATTGCTTCAATTAAGTATCAGTATCATACCAGTATCAGAGTTATTTGTGGACAAAGATAGAATTTATTTActtgtatataattttttctttttgtgggTTTGCTCATATGCTATGAGACTTTACCTCTAATTTGACCCATATTTGACTATGATGGATGAGTATTCAAACAAAAATGATTACATTTACAAGGGTCTCGGGCCTTGCATTAAATATACTAAATTATACTGAACCATTTCTTACTCAGACCAACACTGTATTAGTTACCAATGTATTTAATTTTGTGCTGCATGGTAGAACATACCCACTATTGATTTTTCGTTGACTTAAATTTGCAGCAACACTGGAATAGGTACTGGTACAACTCCAACCTCCACTACACCAGGCACATCACCAACCACCATAACTCCAACCACCCCAACAAGTGCAACTCCAGGTTCAACCACTGGCACTGGCACCGGTACAGGCACTGGAACGGGAACTGGCACCGGAATTGGAACTGGCACCGGAACCGGAGCCGGGACAACCACTGGGAGCCCTAATAATGTGTTTGGAATTAGTCCATCATCATCTTCAACTGGAGCAGGTGGATACAATGACTCAAGTGATGGAGGGCTTCATTTGACAGGCACTAGTAACATTATGTTGTTACTATTAACCCTAGTTGCTGCCTTCTTGAGGGTCCAAATATCTTAATGGTACAGTGAGTTACTAGTAGaattaagaaaaaatgaaaaaagttgTGGCGGGTTTGATCTGTCGATGAGATTTCGCCACGTTAGGATTTAGTTTATGAATGTAATTCAACATTTGGGGAATGGAATCATCCAGAAGCATAAACATCCCTCCACTTTCGGCCctcgtctttttttttttccggcCCCAGCCCCGGCCCCAGCCCTTTTTACTCAATGTGAAAAGGGTAGGAAAAAAAGGTGTAGGGAATTTGATTCCTTTTTCAATGGTGAATATATTTGATACATGACTAGTAATGGGGGTGCTTGGGGCGTCTAGACTGTAGAACCTATCAGtttccatatgtatattattaTGGTATTTTCTGTTTTGTATGCCTATgagaggtacttttttttttcttttctttccttttccaaCATCATTGCTGGATAATGTGGTTACATGAtttacatgatatatatatatatacacaccagTCTCTCACGAAAATTTAAAGTTCAAAGTTCAGAATCCAAATGGAACAAATTATAACACAAAACTCAATCCTCTTTGGAAAAGGTTACTCAAAATGACGAACTTTCTCCCAATCATAATTAATATCCTTATTTTTATGCgattattctaaattttgtttaagtaactaaagatattttaaattttacctcATAATCTTTTAAAGATAAGTGTAGCAGTGAAAGCGTTCATACGTTGGTCATCCCAGTGAGTAGGGGTGGCAAGTGGAGAAGCCCGTCACGTCTCGCCCCGCCTAACTGGGGTGGCAAGTGGAGAAGTCCGTCACGTCTCGCCCCGCCTAACTGCGGGCTGGCAGCCTGCCAAagcttctcttttatttttttttacactattaattactaaataatatatataatttcacaaccatattaataaatttataatttctaaaggcataaaaaattatattttttatattcacaaacattaaattctatgtaattataaatatctaataaacataatgataaaccaagttttcatctaaaacataattatatttctctccaaagcaaaataaatataatccaaaacataattataaatattgtctccaaagcaacataaacataatccaaaacattcaCTTTTTATCTTCgtactcttgtaagttgggttggaagaagttgggttttggcaaaaaaattgcaaaaatactcCCTTGCCCAAGAAAACTAAGTCCGCGGAAaagcccgccccgccaaagctcgtagtttaagcggtgcgggttaggcgggcttttgctcTTTGGCGGTCTCAATTTTTCAGCCCGGCTCGCATTTTTTGGCAGGTTACGCGTACCGGCACGGCGAGTTTAGACCCGTTTGCCTCCCCTACCAGTGAGCAAGCCTGGTAATAAGTCCTCCTTGAAGGTAGTAAATCTATTGGTCAACTAGGATTGTCCTGTAACATAGGTCTTTGAAAAGATATAATAGCTTGGATTTTAAAACATTTAACTGAATTaaacagaagaaagaaaagtTCAATAATAGCAAGAAGTAATGATAATGAAGCCTCCGGTTCATCATCAGAATTACAGGTAGTAAAGTTAGAAGAAAAGTTTTATAATTGGTCTGTACCCTTTATAAGTGAAAACAAAGTCTATAAAGCATTTGGAAGAGGGAAAGAGACTGATAGCCGGAGACTGAGAAACAAAGATTGGAATAAGttttagtattatgtttggtGTAAAGTGGACGATAAAGACTGAAATAAGAATgaagttctaatttaatttgtacaaaggataaaattagaattaattaattaaaataagggtattttaggtataaaatattattaaagtttcagtctccaatcccaaaaattttagtcccactttttggaggtattaaaatactgaaattttggagacagagaaTGAAATTTTCGTACCAGTCTCTAGGCCAACAAACATGACACCGAATCTCAGTCTTCTAGTCTCCGTCCTAGTATCTTAAAACAAACGCTAAAAGACAAGCATTTTGGGAACAAAAAGATAATGAAATAGATATGTTAGAATATAGCTACCCAGAAAATAGTAAGAACCATATTATAAATATTCTAGaagaaaaaaaactgaaaaaacacCATGAAAAAgattataattttattcatataggACTTATCCAAGTAGCCGCCAAGCCTATCTTTAGGCTAGGATTCAATATTCCTATTTGAATGATTTTACGAgatacaaaattcaaaaaattagagattgctaattgtTATACTAGAAAGTAATTGTCATGATGGTCTAGTACTTTTTCATTGTTCTCCAAACTTTCCatgagtattaaaaataaatatacctCTAAAactcttaaattatatattaagacacccaaagatatcataaataaaaaatatgttccttttgaaataatttataaaatatattataaaattacaagagtaaattataattttagagcTAGAAGAGAATCATCAAAAGATGAAACTATTATTATTCATGCTAATCTAAGAAGATCCTTTGTTCAAACACCTAAAAAGCTTCAACAGGAAGAACTGATGCAGAATATTCCTGAAGAATAGATTCTTGAGGATGCTTTAACAACTCTTCCCCCCCTATTTATAGCGAACAATaccttttattattttacaaatttATTCCTAATTTTTGCAAATCTGCTTGCCCGTTCTGTGGGTTAATTTAGGGACTTTGTCCTAGATTTAATGTCTTTTGTCGTTGTTTTTGAAAATCTGATAGCTAGTTTTATAATTCTGCTGGCATTGTATTGGTATTATATTGGTAACATTTGTTGTGTTCTGCGTGTGATGTCTTCGTTAATTTTAGAACTTCTTTGACACCtcttcttttattgttgaatatGTATCTGATTTTCTGATTTgggacttttttttaattttcaaacggGTCTTAGGTATTTAATATGTATTGTCCTAGGCTGGAGTGAACTTCTTCATCTTCATTTGCTGGGATTGCTTTTAAAGAATTATGAATTTCTTCTTCTAAGGTAGCCGCTGCAAGGGCAGCCATCATCTGTTTTTTGTGTGCTAAGAAACGAGTCTCTTTTTCGTATGATATTTTGTCAAACCCTAAACTATGACTCGGGGATTATGATCTTTTTTGAGATATGGTCATCCGGTTATCAATGACCCTTTTACTAATTAGCTTAAGGTCAAATTTATTGCAccattttacttttatatttcgGATTAAATATTGTACACTCGGATCTTCATATCCTGCGGAGTCATATTTTCATGTCATTATCAAACATATTTCCATAATAGGAATGAAGAAAATTAGCTTGTATCCATCTAAAAATGAtgtcttatttttaaaatattcatagGCCATGTTAGCCTTCTTAGGAAAAATAGCTTCTATCGGTCCGAATTCTTTGAACCATATTTAGAACCACCTAGAAAACTATAGAGAAATTCCCTTGCGGAGCTATATAAACCATGAATGTGGGTTTGGAGATAGATACATGATAAACCACCATGCATCTGTATAATCATTGTAAGAATAATTCTACGGGCTCGAATTTTCTGGTGAAATTTTTACAGTAGAAGGGAGATTTTTTCCATTCTAACAGAGTTATTACTTTGGTGATTTTGATTTTGGGTATATTGTCTCTTTGGTAGTTGGGTATTTATTGTGGGTTAGTTCAATTAATCCTGTATCAACCTGAATGAACTCATAGAAGGTTCGAGGTTTTTAGATATTTGCTGGTGGGTAATGGAAAGTATTTGGAAATACTCTTTGAACCATTCTTTTTCTAAGGCCATTATTTTTATGGGCATGTATTTTTGACGATAAGGATGTTCTTCAGATAGTggtttggttttaaaaagatcaCATCATTGTAATAATGCATATCTATTAATTATGGGTACTTCATATAAGCTTTTATTTGATGCATATGATTTTTCGTCTTTAACAACCTGTAACATTGTCAAAGGTTTAATTAATTGTTTAGCTGGTAACGAAGTCATTGGTTGGTCAAGTGGTTGATCATAATCTTCACTGCTTACTTATTGCTTGCTCATTTCTTTCTTATAAAAATCTCTTGCTAGAAAACTAGGCAATGCATTTGATTCACCTTTAATATGTTCAATAATAAAACCAAAACATGATAATATAACCTGTCACCTGGTAAATATTTGTCTAGAAACTagatttttaacatcattttttaaTACACTAGGTGAAGCTTTGCAATCAGTTTTGATTAAGAAGGACTTGTTAAAAAGATCTTCTTGAAATCGTAAAACACATAAGACAATGGctaatatttcttttttaatagTTGCATAATGTTTCTGAGCCGAATTCCATACTCTAGAAtgatatttaactatttattctTTTGATGAGTTTGGAAGAACCTATTTGAGTATTTCTCCATATCCTAATTCTGAGGCATCTGTCTCAACTATTAAGCTTGCCTTCGGGTCTGGTATACTTAAACAACGGATTTCCTTGACTATGGTTTTAACTTTTCGAATTATTTTGGATATGCCTTCTGTCCAAGGAGGAAATTGTTTTCTTAAGCTCCTATATAAATGTTCACATAAGGTTCTTATTCCTAGTAAAAATTCTGCTACATAATTAAGACATCCTAAAAATCCTTATAGCTGTTTTTTGTCGATAATTTCATCTGAAAATTTACTTGCAAATTCAAAAGATCCTTTGATTGGAGTGATTgttccttgaaaaatttcatatcctaaaaattttacttttgttatgaatattttcattttcttttcagatAAGACAAGACCATTCtcttttataatatttgataaatttttctAAGTGTTGAATGTGCTGGTTAATTCTTTTAGAGTACACAAGTACATTGACTAAGTAAACTATGACAAAGTCTATATatgagtaaaaaatattattcacaaTTTTTTCAGACTCACTTGGTGTATTTTTTAGTCCCTAAgacattacattccattcatagtaTCCAAAAGATACTATAAAGATTGTTTTATATCTATCCTCATTTTTTACGGATATTTGATAATAtccaaattttaaatcaaatttagaaagaaaagtaGCATTACATAATCTTTTAATTAAGCCAATTTTGTTTGGCTGGGGATATCTTATCCATTTTAAGGCTTTATTTAGAGACTTGTAGTTAATTACTAACCTGGAAGCTCTTATTTCTATTTCTCTTTGTCTAAGTAttcttggatttctttcttaCAGTAGTTCaaaaactctttttttatttaaatatgttttGATTTAgtgaaaatatctttttcttgaaAATTATCCTCATATGGTAAAGATACTTCATATAGTTTTCTATAATGAAAAGCTGTTGGATTAGACTacacaaatcttttttaattctttcttCTAACTCTTTTATTAGAACTTGAATTTTTTGAGTTTCTAGTTGttgttttattcttttatataCAATCTCTTCATTTAGGAAGttaatgtttcttttttctttctattatattGAGAAATAGCTACCTATTGTAATAGGTTAAGTTCTCTTTCTTTAGATTTTTTGTATGAACTCAAATAAAATAGGTTAGTTTTGTATGCAATAATTGGTTACTCCATCTATATCTACCGTAAAAGGATATAGCAGCAGAGTAAAAAGGTTACCTAATATAACTTGTTGAGATATTCTTTTTTCTTGGAAAATATAGTTGAAAAGCATACTTTGTCTTTACCAATCTTTGCTCTAAAAATCTTGTAATTTATAGTCATTTTATCATTTTCTTCTTTGACAATGGTTTCGATCATTTTCTCATAATATTTGCTAGGTATTAATCCTCTTTATATATAGTTTATATCTATTTCTGAGTCTACCATGGCTATAAATTTAAACTTTTCTTTTCTGATTATTATTACTATAGGAGTATACCATGTTTGATTAACTAATAATGTCAGTTCATTAATATAGGTTTGGGGAGCTACAACTTTTTCTTCTCCAATTAATTCTAGTCATTCCTTTCTCTTTGGTAAGTTTACTATGTTTTCTCCTTCTAATTTTATTATCTTGTAGTCAAGAGAAATATCTTGTTGTTTTacctaaaaaattttgatttttaatatttttatttcttcttgtaGATGTTTTAAAGAGGTTTCTTCTTTAGGGATTCTAAACCTATTGtatatctctttaatttctacttGCCTTATCTTTTATTTAACTTGTTCTTCTTTTCTAATCAAATCATTTAATTGGAATATAAATTCGTCTTTTAAAGGTGAATCGTTTAATTTATCTATTATAGATATTAGAGTATTTGTTTATTCTctgattaatatatttactaactTTTCTTGAGTTCTTGTGGTTATATTGAGGAATTTTACACAACTATCACAATTACATATTCTTGGTGCTAAACATGAGTTTTATTCTAATTCTGAAAAATTTGAAGATGTTATGTCTAGTTGTTGTATAAAGgtttctgtaacaccctaactattaAAGTTCACGCTTCCAGCTGTGCCACTCTAATAGCTCGGACATTATgacgactcttatactatttaatacaaaaatatgagtttttttaaaactttaaaccgtaatattgtaataccctaactaccaaagctcccgcttccggctgcgcgactctgatagctcagacattacgacgacacttatactatttaatactaaaatatgagcctgtttaaaactttaaaccgtaataccgctcccaaaaatattttcgctatacaacgtacatccatacataccatacaacttacagaaactcataaagagtacatccatatatatatatatatatgcataaatatatataaataacattacaagcattaaccaatacaattcctatcccttttacagaatatatcaagataaaggcgagggtacaataaataatctaaagcaacatagagcatttcaacaacaattaaataaactcttcgtgacttctgcgcccatatcctgaaagggaaaaaatgtaggggggtgagaacatcatcctcgaaagggttcttagTAGAGgctttttgggaattactgtaataggatacgtgaagataaaccgtaccagtgattaataaccgtcttatgcctccttttcaaaaataacggtttacaataaaagtaaagtctaaAAATCCTTTCCGAAAGAAGAACTGTTCAATTCTCAAAatctcaaaagcctttcaaaaaatgtttatctatgctttaccaaaatagcctttcatatttttccaaaccagaaacacaaaaccgaaatcaaccatcggttcatctcatttcaaccacggccctaggccccaAACAGTCctaccatcaaccaatcaccacagtccaacagagtctcagt
Encoded here:
- the LOC112750386 gene encoding PLASMODESMATA CALLOSE-BINDING PROTEIN 2, with the protein product MMAILMYFVVFLAMAGHSRGALYCVCKDGVGDQALQKAIDYACGAGADCTPILQNGPCYQPNTIKDHCNYAVNSYFQKKGQAQGSCDFSGAATTSPTAPPTSSSSCVFPTGPGNTGIGTGTTPTSTTPGTSPTTITPTTPTSATPGSTTGTGTGTGTGTGTGTGIGTGTGTGAGTTTGSPNNVFGISPSSSSTGAGGYNDSSDGGLHLTGTSNIMLLLLTLVAAFLRVQIS